From one Haloferax marinisediminis genomic stretch:
- the glmM gene encoding phosphoglucosamine mutase encodes MFGTSGVRGPVGDLITPELATALGHALAVCGSERVVIGRDARTTSPLLADAASAALRSAGVDVVRAGEVSTPTLARGVAWTDSDAGLMITASHNPPEDNGFKLWEPSGQAFGEDRRDDIERALDADERAHAPWNAVGNEQADEHLTARHVDALCDAVDIDGECSVVVDLGNGMGGATVEALLRMGCDVQTLNAAPDGRFPGRPSEPTAETCETLCSVVANTDADIGIAHDGDADRMMAVDETGSFVEGDELLALFAREVVSDGERVAAPLNTSLVVDDVLETQGASLTRTKVGDVFVAEAARDDDVVFGGEPSGAWIWPEETLCPDGPLAACKLVELVEQRGSLAAQRDALAAYPLRRTSVETEQKVEVMASVRDALLRTYDTDQVSTLDGVRVELNDGWFLVRASGTQPLVRLTAEARDEQRADELLAEAREFVEDAR; translated from the coding sequence ATGTTCGGAACGAGTGGTGTACGCGGTCCTGTGGGGGACCTGATTACACCCGAACTCGCGACGGCGCTTGGGCATGCACTCGCAGTATGTGGTTCAGAGCGTGTCGTCATCGGCCGCGATGCACGAACGACGAGTCCACTACTCGCCGATGCTGCGAGCGCGGCCCTCCGGAGTGCGGGTGTCGACGTCGTCCGTGCTGGTGAGGTGTCGACGCCGACGCTCGCACGTGGTGTCGCATGGACTGATTCGGATGCTGGACTCATGATCACTGCATCGCACAACCCACCCGAAGATAACGGATTCAAGCTGTGGGAGCCGTCGGGGCAGGCGTTTGGTGAAGACCGTCGCGACGATATCGAGCGTGCCCTCGACGCGGACGAACGGGCTCATGCACCATGGAACGCCGTCGGCAACGAGCAAGCCGACGAGCACCTCACTGCGCGACACGTCGATGCACTCTGTGATGCAGTCGATATCGACGGAGAGTGTTCGGTCGTCGTCGACCTCGGCAACGGTATGGGTGGGGCGACTGTCGAAGCCTTGCTCCGCATGGGGTGCGACGTCCAGACGCTGAACGCAGCACCCGATGGTCGCTTCCCCGGGCGGCCCAGCGAGCCCACTGCTGAGACGTGCGAGACGCTGTGTTCTGTCGTGGCGAACACCGACGCCGATATCGGGATTGCCCACGACGGCGATGCCGACCGGATGATGGCTGTCGACGAGACAGGCTCGTTCGTCGAGGGCGACGAACTCCTCGCACTGTTCGCCCGTGAGGTTGTCTCAGATGGTGAGCGTGTTGCTGCCCCTCTGAACACGAGTCTCGTCGTCGACGACGTCCTCGAAACCCAGGGCGCCTCGCTCACACGCACGAAGGTTGGTGACGTGTTCGTCGCCGAAGCGGCCCGTGACGACGACGTCGTCTTCGGTGGTGAGCCCAGTGGCGCGTGGATTTGGCCTGAAGAGACGCTCTGCCCTGATGGCCCACTCGCTGCGTGCAAACTCGTCGAACTCGTCGAACAGCGCGGGTCACTCGCTGCGCAGCGTGACGCGTTGGCGGCGTACCCACTCCGGCGAACGAGTGTGGAGACCGAGCAGAAGGTGGAGGTCATGGCCAGTGTTCGTGACGCACTGTTGCGGACGTACGATACTGACCAAGTCTCGACGCTCGATGGCGTGCGTGTCGAACTCAACGATGGGTGGTTCCTCGTTCGTGCCAGTGGAACACAACCGCTCGTCCGGTTGACTGCCGAAGCACGTGACGAACAGCGGGCAGACGAGTTGTTGGCTGAGGCCCGAGAGTTCGTCGAAGACGCTCGATAA